The genomic DNA CTAACGTCAAAACTGAAAACGATATGGTTAGATATATCAGTAGAAGCCAGATAATATATAACTCCGTTGATGCACGGTCCGGATATTGTAGGTTTATGATGTTGTAGATCAAACTGAATTCTTTTCCAGAAACCTCCCGCTTCTAGTACGAAGACCCAATGCTCCGAAGTTAAGCTCTTAAAATCGTCTGAGAAAAGCACAACCGTGCAGACTACTTTGTATTGATCAAGGACAGGATCGTGTCCCAAAGAGTAGTTAATTTCCTTAGTTTAAATCTTCTTCAGCAAACATAAACATGTTATGATATTTGACGGCCGGTAAGGTTACGCTTTGTCTGGTGGTGGGATTATAGATGCACGCTTTTGCGCAAACGTTGTATAAAATCAAGCCGCGAAGAGCCACCATGTAGTGTCCTCCCACCCCTAGCATTGTCAAATCTAGGTCGAAAGACTCATCACTACTAGACGAtgatgagaatgagaatgataGCAGTACagactcatcatcatcctcttccaTGAAACTTATGTATAGACGAGGTCGTCGCGGTTGGGATGCCACCGTAACATAACGATTGCTAAAATATCGAGAACGGATAAGAGAAGACCATTGCTTAGAGACGCACTTGAACCTCATCAGCGATTTAGCTGGCAATCTAGTCAGAATCTCGATCAAAAGATCCAAAGGAACCCTCGGCGCGACCAAATCGTCTCCACGTGAtcgtattcttcttcttcgtcctcgtCTCATCGCCTTTAACGACCTCTTCTTCCATTGAGAATACAGAGTCAGAGCTGTAGATATAGCCATAACTCTTATTACAATGTCTAATGATTTACAAGCGCCCAcaaacttttatataatttataaaaccttattctttaatttaatcAATCATATAAGAGCAGGGAATTTAAAGAGCTAGGCGACTTATGTATATCTAAAACCCTATAACTTAGAGAGGCGGTTGGGTCGTTCAGTGATAACTAAAATACAGTATTTGTTTGTGAGCTTTTTCCTCAAGACCGGCCcttctaatgtttttatttttgtttctatttgcTTTAACGGGCCAAATCCCTTctaatatatgatttaattatGGACATATgggatttctaaattaaataaacactGACCTAATAATtcgattaaagaaaataaaatactaaattgtTACGTATAAAATACGTGTGCCGGCCGTGGCCTCTGTAAGCAGACACACACTCTCAATTTCGAGAAGCAAACGGATATATTCTAATTAAGGGTGTGACAACTGACAAGTATAGAAGTAGAGGACAATGATGGTCTAGTGCCTTGTCTTATAAGATATAGATCACTTTGGAGTTTGGAGAGGGTGATCACAGTATTTTTACTATTATGTAATATAATTAACTGGGCCTATATCGTTAATGAAATGAAAAGTATGACccaatatcaaattatcaatgGTTTATTTATGGGCTTCTGAATCTgatacatcatatatatatatatctagggTTACATATCTAGGTGTAAACATGTTAATAATAACTTAGATATTGATTGCGATGATGCAAGTCCCGTTGCACAGATATTGATTAGGTGAGTAAACAACTAATCTAATTTAATCCCTCCCACAATATTAATTTGTAGATCACATTCACATTGTTTATCGATTAATTTAGTTATGAACATACGAAATCATAAGTTTCtaactatattaaattattgacctataaaatatcatttaagaAATTGATAATGGTTACGTATAAAACGTGTTACGTGTGTCGGTGTTGGTCTCTCGAATAAAGACTCCAACAAAATACACACATTCTCAACGTCCACAAGCAAACGGAGAGTATTATTCAAAGGTGTATAATTTCGTCATTTCACCTTCTGCCGAAACCCCACCACTTGGTTCAAAGGCTAGTCTCGTCATTTCACTATAAGCCACCCCAACCCAACCAGCTTAACGAACCCAACACGGAATAGACCCATCAAAGGAAAgcttaaaacattaaaaaaaaaaaaacagcttgcGGCCGCAacttaccacaaaaaaaatgtaatttaatgTGTTTACGTCTTCTCCACGGAGAAAAAGACAAATAGAACTTGCgagtatttaatttttattaattcaagAATTGCAAAACCGACGGTAATAACAGAAACAAAAGGCGGTTCTTTTTTCCATTTCtgtaattattttctttctttatatatatacttttggatTTGGATTGGAGCTCAAGTTCttctgttctctctctctcaagaaacaaattcaaacttttcttaagCTGATTCCAAAAAGTTCCTATCTTTTCAATCAATGGATTATTACGTAAGAACCGAAGctggttttgatgatgattcagAGCAAGAAGTATCAACGATATCTGAATCAGGAAGCTGTGATTCGTATTCTGCTGCTGCTGATCCACCaccgtcatcatcatcttttgcTGACGAGCTCGGGCTAATGGAGTTGCTTGAAGGAGATAAAGCTCATGATCTTATCTTTCGTAATTGCAAATCTGGTCTTGGTGATCAATGCCAGATTCTCTCTGTTCTCCGTAACGGATTCAGAACCGTTGGGTCTCGTGCCAAGTTCAAGACTTTTCAGATTTTTCAAGAGGCGGTTCACGCGAAACACGCCGCAGGAGGTGACGGAGGAGCTAAGGTGAAGTACGGTTGGTGCTCCGTCGCGAAACATGAGCTGAAAACGATTTTGGAGTATGGGTTTAGCCAGCCGCCGTCAAACGATGGTTCTTATGGCCGTGGATTGTATCTTTCCCCGGACAACTCTCCTCTTGATTGGTTAGTTTCTGAGTtctaaaaaagtttcaatatttcgaaaagctttgatttttatttattgttttctgtttgtttgtttgtttagtttgaaGGAATCAGCTGCAGAATCAGAAGATGGGATGAGATTCTTGTTGCTTTGTAGAGTTCTACTTGGCAAATCAGAGATTGTTCCTCAAGGCTCGATTCAATCATGTCCGAGTTCACCAGAGTTTGATTCTGGTGTTGATGATTTAGCTTCTCCCAAGAAGTACATTGTGTGGAGTACACATATGAACACTCATGTCTTGCCTGAGTTTCTTGTTTGCATCAAAGCTCCCTTTAACTTAACTCGTAAGCAAAACCtcaaaaaaatcttgaattttttctttgttcttcttgattcttgtttttttgactTTATTATTACTGTTTTTGCAGGTAGTGCAAAGAGATTGAGATCGCCATGGATGGCATTTCCTGTATTGATCAAAGCATTGTCAAAGTTTCTATCTCCTTCTCAGATACTTGTCATTCAGAAACACTACAAAGATCAACAAGTaagtgttttttgttgtttgtttgtttctaacTTTCATTGTCTTTTTCTGGTGATTTCACATTCTAATTGTTGCTTTCCTTTTGGATTTAACAGAACAGGAGAATCTCGCGGAGCGAACTGATACAAAGAGTCAGAAGTATAACTGGAGACAAATTACTAGTTCACATCATCAAAGCTTTTGGACACAAAGTACAACGCTAAAAGCTCCATTGCAGATCACTTTGGTTTTTCTTGGTTCAAGGGCACAATCGCCATGGTTGTCTTTGTCTGCTTTCAAAAACACCAGAAGGATCAGGACTGGTGAACAAATGGTCATGTTTGGAGTCTCCAAGATCTTAGAGTAgtcttatttcttttctttttccccccATGATagtgatgaaaaaaaattgttcaatagAGATCGTTCAGATTAGGGTCTTAATACATTATTAATGAAGAACATTAACAAGTTTTCTTTTCCCTCTtgtttcaaattataatatatttgctGGCTTGAgctgaacaaaaataaatattatataatcagAGATTCTGGAGGACTTATAATAGTTCCTCTTGAGTTTCACAATTgtagctctctctcttcatcccTCAACTCCTTAACTAAGTCAACCCCGTTGAAAACTTCATGTTTCAATATCTTATTCCCTCCCACTGAAACTACTAGTAGAGATAACTACAAAACCTCACTTTTATTCGATGCAACAGCAAACTACGGGATTACTTTATTATTAGTGGATACACCACTCCTAAGTAGATGGAGGAAGTTCCCAACCTTGTGGAACTGGACCATAGTCATAGATGACCTCTCTGTGGCATGACCAGACCAGCTTTATTGCCTCAGGTGTCCCTATCCCGGCCCCTCTTGGGTCCCCCGCAGGTCCAAACctgtttttgtataaaataatattagcttttttcacaaacaaaagaaagatttgttaCATTTGGgattgtttttatttctcttaCCAGTGATTCTGAGGAGCTCCAGTTGTTCTTCCTCTGAGTCCAGCGTATGTAGTCCCATTCACCGAGTTCCCTATTACTTCCTGAACAGATTTGTTACATCAATATCAAACGGAAAGAGACAAAGAGATTGATTGATGATGTTGGTGAAAGGATTTGCCTGAAGAAAGATGGGATCATTTGAAACAACAGCAGCAGTTAGATGAGCGTGCATCCTCTCCAAAGCTTCCAACACTAGAGGAAGTTGATCCTTTTTGTATTCCGTTACAATCTGGATATCAGATACAGAAACAGTGCTATGTATATTAGTTAGGAAACACAGATCATTCAGATAAAGCAAATGATATACGCGGTTTAACCTGAAACGGTCCAAAGATTTCTTTGGTGACGAGTTCGTAGGTTTTACTATCCTTCAAGATTTCTTCAATGGGAACATAAACTGCAGTGGGCTCCAAAGCTCCATAGACAGAAGGAATCGAGTGATTCTTCAATTCCTTGCCACCGAAGAGTAGCTTTGAGCCAGGAATCTGAAGCAGATTCTCCATGTGCTCCAACATTGCCTCAGTTGTAAACTTGAAACAATTGTGAAAGAATAAGTTTTAATGATACAATCTCATCAGAAAATTACTAGCAGATGGAGAAATTATGAAACTTACTGTGAGGACAGGACCAATTGTTAAGTCTTCCAGTTTGCGTCTTTCCGCTAGTTCTTTTAATTTGGAAACAAGAGGTGTTTTTGACCAGTTCTGCTCAGAGTTTTCagaaaacagaaaacacaatgaaaaaaaaaaaaaagacagaagaaATTGGAAGTAACCACAAGGATCCAAAGGTAACTTCAGCATAAAATTTAGGATCAAACCAACCTCGTGAACAAAAAGCATAGACTGTGCAGAACACTTCTGTCCACTGCACGCGTAAGCATCTTGATCAGATTGCCATGCAACGTAATCAACCTGACATTAGAGACCGAAACAAGGGTTACAATTACATCTAAAGAGACTTGTGGATAATAAGAAGGGAAGGTTATAATAAGAAACCTCCTGAACATCTGGTCCTAAGACTTTCCAGTCAAATCCAGCATCTTCCAATCTGATCCGACCCTTAAGGTCAAGTGCCAACTTTTCGGCTACTCTAGAACTACCAGTGAAGAGGGTCATCCGTGGATTCGCCTAAAAAGAGTTACAAATAGACAATACAGTAAATTAGCTCAACTAAAAAGCTCTGGAGACAATAGACTTGTCAATTCCTGACCAAATACCTCTAACAATATCTTGTTCATTGTCTTCCCATCAGAATTAATAAAGTCCACATCTTCAGCAGGCAAACCACAATAATGGAGCAGACGCATCATTTGCTCCATTACAATGCTCACCTATCCaaataacatttatattatttcaaacaGATGGAACCAGTACAATTAGGAAGATAATATCAATGTGAAGTATAATTAATACCTTGCTGTCCACTTTAAGGAGAGGTTTGTTACCCATGTATAATGCCCCCATCAACTGAAGTAGTGGGATCTCAAGCGGAAAATTAAATGGTGTAACAATCGTTACCTGCACCAAACACAAATCTATGATTTCAAAACAAAGCACAAAACAGAGTTGTCTCCAATTACAAACATCTAGGAAGAATGCCTTACAGGACCATAAGGCCAACGGTAACCATGACTTTGCTGCCCAAGATGATTTCCAGGGATTGCAAAAGACCGAGCCAGGAACCGCACCTAATAAAAAGAAGTGTGGGAAATCATTAAACAAACATTCTAAAGTTGTAGTTTCGGAAAGCTAGGCACACACATGAAATGTACAAATAGGCATCTTGagccaaaaaaaagttatggttTGTAATCCTTCACGAGTTATAAAGTTTGAAACTAATAACGAGGAACCAAGATAGAAATGGTGAAGAGATTCATGTACCTGATCACCGCAAAAGTTCTCTAAAAATTTCCGTGTGACAAAGACTTCTCCAGCAGCTTGTTGGTAACTCTTTGGAGCAACCCTTTGAATTAACCTCGCGAAGAAATCAGCTACCTAATAGTGCATACACGTATAAGATAACAAATAACCAGTAGCTCAGTACGCATGTTATTTGGGAAACTTAAGTTTTGAATTCAATACTCGAGATTCTAAAAAGAAGTAAGTGTTACCTTAGGTAAGGCGAGCATATGAGCTGCCTTTGTGGAGATATCTCCATACAAAAGGTATCTGTATAAAACATGACAGCATAAGTTTAGtatctcaagaagaagaaatgaataaTTTCATCAAGCCCCAAGCAAAACCATACCTCTCTGGAGATTTGAAAGGGTTATGGAGACCATGCTTGGGGCACTGGGATAAGCTGTCCACAAATGGCTGCAACATAGAACAAAGTGAAGATAAAAAGTTAGCATTGAGACGGATACCACTTTGCAGTAggaaaaaaggttttgatagGCTCGAACCTGAGTTCCTGATTCATCCACTTCAGCAACTTTAATGAAAGGTTCTCCATTTAGAGGATCTAAAAGCGTGTTATGATTAGAAGATCCAATCCACTTTCCCTGCACTATAAACATAACAGGAAAGTAAAAAAAGCTCAGAGACTCCACAAAAGCACTTTAGAGATAAGTACCACATTCGAAGTTCAATATAAGAAGCAAACACACACCAAAGCTCTGTACTTCAGCAGGATGAGCACCAGATAGCTCCTCCGCATCAACGGTAGCAAAAGGTATCGAATGATTCAATctgcaaaaacacaaaacacaaagtcATCCTGCTGAAGTTTAAATGGATCACATTCAGACATCAATCtgataattatataaaacaaaccatTTCAACATCTAAGAAACTAAAACTTTCTTCAGTCCCATAGACACTGGCAGATGCGGCAACTCGATCATCCAaatcttagattttaaaaacacCAACTTGCTAaaaagttttgtcttttttatatataactccAGAGAAATCAttttaaacaaatgaaaagactaTTAATTTATGCAAAAACATGCAATCCCAAAAGGTGAAGAACAATACTAAGATGAACAGAAGATTAAAAGACCTGGAGAAAGTCAAAGAAGCAAGGGAGGTGGAAGATTTgtgagagagagacgaagcTCTGAGTGCTCGACTCGCCAAAACTCTATACATTGCGTAAGATCCAGAAGAGACggagaaaaagatgaacaaaTCAGACAATGGCGGAGAGGATTCGAGTGAGATCGGTAATAAAAATGGTGAATTCTTCGAAGTGATGTTGCTTATAAAAGGAGTAATTTTTGTGTTTCCCCTGATtgacgagagagaaagagagattagaTAAATGACTTTTagatatttacatatatttcgccttaatttatgtttatatcttttttaacccataatattttaattgctATTTTACAAACCCTAATGGAATAAGAGTTAATTAAAGAATTAAAGGGAAACTAATCATGAAATTAgtaaaaagataagagatttAAGATGTTATTATTTATACTTTCTActctttcaaatttaaattggaaaaaaatcaatagtTTTAATTTAGTGATCTTGAACATATAAAATTCAGGGGTCAAATAAGGGAATTTGAAAAGATaaacataaatgtaaaatataattaaaaattaaaagaatggTGAGAGCTTGCTGAGTCACGTCCGCTTAGGCCATTGAGTCATTGACGTATACGTTTGTCTTTACACTAACCGACAAATAAATTTCCtcaaaataacattaaaatattatttaatacataaaaatctttctttcttttcatttttggaaataaatatatctttatttatttttctttcttcattaatttcttctgtttattttttggtgaagaagacaaagaaaaaaaaaatctctactttgattctctctctctctctctctctctttctttcttctctacttTAGCTATTCTCCACTCATAAGTTTCATATCATCTCTTTCGCTCTCTCTTCATTGATCCAAAGGttttgagtatttgataaacccTAATTATTGGTGTTGCGGATTCAACCTGCTCGATTGATTCTTCAATTTAAaggtaagctttttttttttcgtttgattCTTGTCATCGGAAGATGGAATCTTTTCATGCATGAATGTAGAATCTGATATACGAATGCTCGATTATGCTTTCTTGTTTACAAGTTTGGGGTTattcttgtttccttttgttgaaattttcaTTGACCCTTTGGGGGTTTTAGTGGTTGTTGAAGCTTTAGGTCTTTAGGTTATAGAAATGTTGATCTTTGTTTCTGCTTCTACTTCTATAGGGATTCAAAAAAAGTAGAAACTTTTAATCAAGAATTAGGTCCTTACTTTGTTCATGTGAAAGGCTATTACTCTTTACCATATACTTGTGAGAAGAGTTCAGAGGAATTTTAAATCTTTCGTATATTTGATGCAGTTTAAGGTTGCAACAATGACAAGTCCAGCGAGAAAGAGACTAATGTGGGATTTCAAGAGACTGCAGAAAGATCCTCCTGTGGGAATAAGTGGAGCTCCTCAAGATAACAATATCATGCATTGGAATGCTGTCATCTTTGGGTACTACATCTTCTTTATGTGTTTCTGTATCTTTGTTTTGCCTTCTATATATGCTTCAAATCCTTGTCTGCGTATACTACTGATTAACTTCATTGATTTTGCAGGCCTGATGACACTCCATGGGATGGGGGTAACATCTTTGAATACATCAGGGCAACATATATTCGTCATGTGTTATTTATAACTGAAAGCTAAGACTAATCATTCTGTTGTGTTCATCAGGTACTTTCAAGATGACCCTTCAGTTCACAGAGGATTACCCGAACAAACCCCCAGTTGTTCGGTTTGTTTCACGGATGTTTCACCCAAACAGTAAGCTCAAGCATTCAGTTAACAAACAAAGACCATACACGAAATTTCTACTTTGATATTTGATACTTGAACTTTGGTGCAGTTTATGCAGATGGAAGCATTTGCTTGGATATCTTACAAAACCAATGGAGCCCTATCTACGACGTTGCTGCTGTACTCACATCAATTCAGGTTTTGACTTCTGACTTCTCCttttttcatattttgcattgtgGGGGTCGTTGCATAAACTAACCAAGACCTTTTATTTACACAGTCTTTGCTTTGTGACCCGAACCCTGATTCACCAGCGAACGCAGAGGCTGCAAGGTTGTTCAGTGATAATGTACGAGAATATAACAGGAAAGTAAGAGAGATCGTGGAGTTGAGCTATGTGTAACATATATGATTTAGTTTGTTGTATTGACTATTTAAGTAATTGGAGCTTGATTAGTAGCAGTTATCTTCCTAAGACTTAAGTGCTCTGTAACCTGATTtttatccaatatatatatatgataactaTGAATCATCTTTtgcctaaaaagaaaaaaacgatgaATCATCAAAGTTTCACAGATAACAGTAGAAAGAAGACATGAAATGAAGAAACATTGAAATAAAACTTAACACACTTACAAAGCaagcaaataaaatactatttgttttgtctttcaaaccaaactttaaaaaaacaaacttgcAAAAGCTGTTTAATTTAACTATGTACTTTGAACAAATCattcaaaccaaaagaaaaaagagtgatTGAGATATGTTGAAGAAATAGATATGcctctttgttcttcatttaAACCTGGATTTCTTCTCCTGCACCAACATTAACCTGCAAAGAGAAAGCTTGTGTTAATTATTTGAAATACAGAAACGATTGGATCCTGTTAACTAAACGAGTTTTTACTCACAGTGTTTTCCTtgttctccatcttcttcttttgcttcagaGATGTAACTTCACCACCTACACAAAATAACAGTAACACAACAATCAGCAACAAATTTTATTGCAATCACTGATCTTGGAGAAAGATCGTTTAAACGCTTTTCAAAGACATTGTatggctttgttttttttaccttctttagCTGTAGATTTCTTAGTCGACTTCTTAACCTCTTCTTGAACTTTCTTAGTCCTGGGTTTAGTGACCTTTTCAGACTTCTTCTGAGATTTAT from Camelina sativa cultivar DH55 chromosome 2, Cs, whole genome shotgun sequence includes the following:
- the LOC104740175 gene encoding ubiquitin-conjugating enzyme E2 3 translates to MTSPARKRLMWDFKRLQKDPPVGISGAPQDNNIMHWNAVIFGPDDTPWDGGTFKMTLQFTEDYPNKPPVVRFVSRMFHPNIYADGSICLDILQNQWSPIYDVAAVLTSIQSLLCDPNPDSPANAEAARLFSDNVREYNRKVREIVELSYV
- the LOC104740165 gene encoding delta-1-pyrroline-5-carboxylate dehydrogenase 12A1, mitochondrial; translation: MYRVLASRALRASSLSHKSSTSLASLTFSRLNHSIPFATVDAEELSGAHPAEVQSFVQGKWIGSSNHNTLLDPLNGEPFIKVAEVDESGTQPFVDSLSQCPKHGLHNPFKSPERYLLYGDISTKAAHMLALPKVADFFARLIQRVAPKSYQQAAGEVFVTRKFLENFCGDQVRFLARSFAIPGNHLGQQSHGYRWPYGPVTIVTPFNFPLEIPLLQLMGALYMGNKPLLKVDSKVSIVMEQMMRLLHYCGLPAEDVDFINSDGKTMNKILLEANPRMTLFTGSSRVAEKLALDLKGRIRLEDAGFDWKVLGPDVQEVDYVAWQSDQDAYACSGQKCSAQSMLFVHENWSKTPLVSKLKELAERRKLEDLTIGPVLTFTTEAMLEHMENLLQIPGSKLLFGGKELKNHSIPSVYGALEPTAVYVPIEEILKDSKTYELVTKEIFGPFQIVTEYKKDQLPLVLEALERMHAHLTAAVVSNDPIFLQEVIGNSVNGTTYAGLRGRTTGAPQNHWFGPAGDPRGAGIGTPEAIKLVWSCHREVIYDYGPVPQGWELPPST
- the LOC104740157 gene encoding probable inactive poly [ADP-ribose] polymerase SRO5, which codes for MDYYVRTEAGFDDDSEQEVSTISESGSCDSYSAAADPPPSSSSFADELGLMELLEGDKAHDLIFRNCKSGLGDQCQILSVLRNGFRTVGSRAKFKTFQIFQEAVHAKHAAGGDGGAKVKYGWCSVAKHELKTILEYGFSQPPSNDGSYGRGLYLSPDNSPLDCLKESAAESEDGMRFLLLCRVLLGKSEIVPQGSIQSCPSSPEFDSGVDDLASPKKYIVWSTHMNTHVLPEFLVCIKAPFNLTRSAKRLRSPWMAFPVLIKALSKFLSPSQILVIQKHYKDQQNRRISRSELIQRVRSITGDKLLVHIIKAFGHKVQR